In the genome of Tsukamurella tyrosinosolvens, one region contains:
- a CDS encoding ArsI/CadI family heavy metal resistance metalloenzyme, with amino-acid sequence MSRVQLALNVDDLDQSIAFYTKLFGTGPAKVKPGYANFAVADPALKLVLLENPGQGGSINHLGVEVDSSDKVHAEIARLTEEQLFTEEEIGATCCFATQDKVWVTAPDAERWEVYTVLADAETFDGGHTPATTAEDSEATPAACCTPAAANCC; translated from the coding sequence ATGTCCCGCGTCCAGCTCGCCCTCAATGTCGATGACCTCGATCAGTCGATCGCGTTCTACACCAAGCTGTTCGGCACGGGCCCGGCGAAGGTCAAGCCCGGTTACGCCAACTTCGCCGTCGCCGACCCGGCGCTCAAGCTGGTCCTGCTGGAGAACCCCGGCCAGGGCGGCAGCATCAACCATCTCGGCGTCGAGGTGGACTCCAGCGACAAGGTGCACGCTGAGATCGCCCGCCTCACCGAGGAGCAGCTGTTCACCGAGGAGGAGATCGGCGCCACCTGTTGCTTCGCCACCCAGGACAAGGTCTGGGTCACCGCCCCCGACGCCGAGCGTTGGGAGGTCTACACCGTCCTCGCTGACGCCGAGACCTTCGACGGCGGACACACTCCGGCGACGACAGCCGAGGACTCCGAAGCGACGCCGGCCGCGTGCTGCACCCCTGCGGCGGCGAACTGCTGCTAG
- a CDS encoding ArsR/SmtB family transcription factor: MSNSIPLTDVTVRCSPLVREPLSEGQSVDLAAVFKALADPVRLRLFSLIASHEGGEACVCDISPAVDVSQPTISHHLKVLKTAGLLESERRASWVYYRVIPEVLSSLAGILQSGDPAISLEVLS, translated from the coding sequence GTGTCGAATTCGATTCCGTTGACCGATGTGACCGTGCGGTGCTCACCGCTGGTCCGTGAGCCTCTGTCGGAGGGGCAGTCCGTCGACCTCGCGGCGGTGTTCAAGGCCCTGGCCGACCCGGTCCGGCTGCGCCTGTTCAGCCTGATCGCCAGCCACGAGGGAGGCGAGGCTTGCGTGTGTGACATCTCGCCGGCGGTGGACGTCTCGCAACCGACGATCTCGCACCACCTCAAGGTCCTCAAGACCGCAGGCCTGCTCGAGTCCGAGCGCCGCGCCTCGTGGGTGTACTACCGCGTCATCCCCGAAGTCCTGTCCTCGCTCGCCGGGATCCTGCAGTCCGGTGACCCCGCCATCTCGTTGGAGGTTCTTTCGTGA
- a CDS encoding Rv2640c family ArsR-like transcriptional regulator, with amino-acid sequence MPKTLPVVDISAPICCAPLAAGVMDEAAALELALRLKALADPARIQLISILMAARPGEISTGDLADTVGLSSATVSHHLSQLKKAGLVSSERRGINVFYRAEPDSLEALRAVLATCC; translated from the coding sequence ATGCCCAAGACGCTCCCCGTCGTCGACATCAGCGCCCCGATCTGCTGTGCTCCGCTGGCCGCCGGCGTGATGGACGAGGCCGCGGCACTCGAGCTCGCCCTGCGCCTCAAGGCCCTCGCCGACCCGGCCCGGATCCAGCTGATCTCGATCCTCATGGCCGCACGTCCAGGCGAAATCAGCACCGGCGACCTCGCCGACACGGTGGGCCTGTCGTCGGCGACCGTCAGTCACCACCTGAGCCAGCTCAAGAAGGCCGGCCTCGTCAGCTCCGAGCGGCGCGGGATCAACGTCTTCTACCGGGCCGAACCTGACTCCCTTGAAGCGCTCCGGGCCGTCCTGGCCACGTGCTGCTAG
- the arsB gene encoding ACR3 family arsenite efflux transporter: MTSPAPTTEHQPVVGKLSTLDRFLPVWIGVAMVAGLLLGRMIPGLNTALEKIQVDGVSLPIALGLLIMMYPVLAKVRYDRLDTVTGDRKLLLGSLFLNWILGPALMFALAWIFLPDLPEYRTGLIIVGLARCIAMVIIWNDLACGDREAAAVLVALNSVFQVIMFAVLGWFYLSILPGWLGLEQTTISTSPWQIAKSVLIFLGIPLLAGYLSRRIGEKTKGRDWYETKFLPRIGPCALYGLLFTIVILFALQGEQITSRPWDVARIALPLLVYFAVMWGGGYLLGAVMGLGYERTTTLAFTAAGNNFELAIAVAIATYGATSGQALAGVVGPLIEVPVLVGLVYVSLALRKRFPLTPSSTAATADPSRSVN; encoded by the coding sequence GTGACCAGCCCCGCCCCGACGACTGAGCATCAGCCGGTCGTCGGCAAGCTCTCCACCCTCGACCGGTTCCTGCCGGTGTGGATCGGTGTCGCCATGGTCGCCGGCCTGCTGCTCGGCCGGATGATCCCCGGGCTGAACACCGCGCTGGAGAAGATCCAGGTCGACGGTGTCTCGCTGCCGATCGCCCTGGGCCTGTTGATCATGATGTACCCGGTGCTGGCGAAGGTCCGCTACGACCGCCTCGACACCGTCACCGGCGACCGCAAGCTCCTGCTCGGCTCCCTCTTCCTGAACTGGATCCTGGGCCCGGCGCTGATGTTCGCACTCGCCTGGATCTTCCTGCCCGACCTGCCCGAGTACCGCACCGGCCTAATCATCGTCGGCCTCGCCCGGTGCATCGCCATGGTGATCATCTGGAACGACCTCGCCTGCGGCGACCGCGAAGCCGCAGCCGTCCTCGTGGCGCTGAACTCGGTGTTCCAGGTGATCATGTTCGCCGTCCTCGGCTGGTTCTACCTCTCGATCCTGCCCGGCTGGCTCGGCCTCGAACAGACCACCATCAGCACCTCGCCCTGGCAGATCGCCAAATCCGTGCTGATCTTCCTCGGCATCCCGCTCCTCGCCGGCTACCTCTCCCGCCGAATCGGAGAGAAGACCAAGGGCCGCGACTGGTACGAAACGAAGTTCCTCCCCCGGATCGGACCATGTGCCCTCTACGGGCTGCTGTTCACCATCGTCATCCTGTTCGCCCTGCAGGGCGAGCAGATCACCTCCCGCCCGTGGGACGTCGCCCGTATCGCCCTGCCGCTGCTGGTGTACTTCGCCGTGATGTGGGGCGGCGGGTACCTGCTCGGCGCCGTCATGGGACTCGGCTACGAGCGCACCACCACGCTCGCGTTTACCGCCGCCGGCAACAACTTCGAGCTCGCCATCGCCGTCGCGATCGCCACCTACGGCGCCACCTCCGGCCAAGCCCTCGCGGGCGTCGTCGGGCCGCTCATCGAGGTCCCCGTCCTGGTCGGCCTGGTCTATGTCTCGCTGGCCCTGCGCAAGCGCTTCCCGCTGACCCCGTCCTCCACCGCCGCGACCGCGGATCCGTCCAGGAGTGTGAACTGA
- the merA gene encoding mercury(II) reductase, producing MSEEFDLAIVGSGAAAMAAAIRATAMGKSVVMIERGTFGGTCVNTGCVPSKALIAAAQAQHTVSDAGRFPGVGATAVPVDMAALAAGTRRLAESMRSEKYVAVADSYGWRRVQGAAAFAGTRAAPSLVVTAPDGTTETIIARRYLVATGAQPSIPSIPGLNLVDYLTSTTAMELTAVPESLLVIGGGFIALEQAQLFARLGAKVTVLVRSRIASAEDADVADALLEALADEHIEVVQLATATSVDTEAGEVVVTASSPGGQGDFRAAKLLVATGRTPNTRGLNLETVGVDTSTSGAILVSNQLRTSNPRVWAAGDVTGHPEFVYVAAAQGTTVADNMFGQTPRSLDYTHLPRVMFTSPAIGSVGMTETQALASGIRYTSSLLPLTHVPRAQVDRDTRGFIKLIADSDSHRVLGISAVANSAGEIAAAGVYILEARMTVEQVARTWAPYLTMAEGIKIAAQSFSTDIAQLSCCAS from the coding sequence ATGAGTGAAGAGTTTGATCTTGCGATCGTTGGTTCGGGTGCTGCAGCGATGGCGGCGGCGATCCGCGCAACAGCCATGGGCAAGTCCGTGGTGATGATCGAGCGAGGCACTTTCGGCGGCACCTGTGTGAATACCGGTTGCGTGCCGTCGAAGGCGTTGATCGCCGCGGCGCAGGCACAGCACACGGTCTCTGATGCTGGCCGGTTCCCGGGGGTCGGTGCGACCGCCGTGCCGGTAGATATGGCCGCCCTGGCGGCGGGGACACGGCGCTTGGCAGAGTCGATGCGGTCAGAGAAGTACGTTGCCGTTGCGGACTCGTACGGCTGGCGCCGCGTCCAGGGTGCGGCCGCGTTCGCGGGAACGCGGGCAGCGCCATCGCTGGTGGTCACAGCTCCCGATGGGACTACCGAGACGATAATTGCTCGACGGTACTTGGTGGCAACAGGGGCCCAACCGTCGATTCCGTCGATTCCCGGACTCAATCTGGTCGACTACCTGACGTCGACGACCGCGATGGAGTTGACCGCAGTCCCGGAATCACTCCTAGTGATCGGCGGCGGGTTCATCGCGCTCGAGCAGGCGCAACTCTTCGCGCGACTGGGGGCGAAGGTAACCGTTTTGGTGCGGTCCAGGATCGCTTCGGCCGAAGATGCTGACGTCGCAGATGCTCTCCTGGAAGCGCTCGCTGACGAGCACATCGAGGTAGTGCAGCTCGCGACCGCGACCTCGGTCGACACCGAGGCGGGTGAGGTCGTCGTGACCGCCTCCAGCCCTGGTGGACAAGGCGACTTCCGTGCGGCGAAGCTGCTCGTCGCGACGGGCAGAACCCCGAATACTAGAGGTTTGAATCTGGAGACGGTTGGAGTCGACACGAGCACCAGCGGCGCGATCCTCGTGTCGAATCAGCTCAGAACATCAAACCCGCGTGTGTGGGCAGCGGGCGATGTGACCGGCCATCCCGAGTTCGTCTATGTCGCAGCCGCGCAAGGCACAACGGTCGCCGACAACATGTTCGGACAGACCCCGCGGTCGTTGGACTACACGCACCTGCCGCGCGTGATGTTCACCAGTCCGGCAATCGGGAGCGTCGGTATGACCGAGACGCAGGCCCTCGCAAGCGGAATCCGGTACACGAGCTCGCTTCTTCCGCTCACTCACGTACCCCGGGCCCAAGTTGACCGAGATACCCGAGGCTTCATCAAGCTCATCGCAGACTCCGATAGTCATCGAGTCCTCGGAATTTCGGCGGTCGCGAATAGTGCCGGCGAGATCGCCGCCGCTGGGGTCTACATCCTCGAAGCAAGGATGACCGTCGAGCAGGTCGCCCGGACATGGGCGCCCTACCTGACCATGGCCGAGGGCATCAAAATCGCCGCACAATCCTTCAGCACCGACATCGCCCAGCTCTCCTGCTGCGCTTCCTAA
- the merB gene encoding organomercurial lyase MerB, with product MTNPLDRLITPEGSGLDPAVLVPLLRLLSKGNPVSVEDLAAAAGLSEPDVRERLQSVSDTEYDDRDQIVGQGLTLRPTPHRFTVAGHELFTWCALDTLIFPTLLNQSATIESTSPASGQTIRISVTADTVTSIEPDTAVLSLVDPDDLSSLRTSFCNQVHFFASPHDAQTWTRENPGNQLLDITHAHALGKALAEQALISPDTARQAGCCSPDQHEGTAQ from the coding sequence ATGACCAATCCACTCGATCGACTCATCACCCCCGAGGGGTCCGGCCTCGATCCGGCAGTCCTGGTTCCCCTACTCAGGCTCCTCTCCAAGGGAAACCCCGTCAGCGTAGAGGACTTAGCAGCTGCGGCCGGACTGTCGGAACCCGATGTACGGGAACGACTCCAATCCGTTTCCGACACCGAATACGACGATCGCGACCAAATAGTCGGGCAAGGACTGACCCTCCGTCCGACCCCGCATCGGTTCACCGTCGCAGGTCACGAACTGTTCACGTGGTGCGCACTCGACACCCTGATCTTCCCCACACTCCTAAACCAGTCAGCCACCATCGAGTCGACCTCACCCGCGAGCGGTCAAACGATCAGAATCTCTGTCACGGCAGACACCGTGACCAGCATCGAACCCGACACCGCAGTGCTATCGCTCGTCGACCCCGATGACCTCAGCTCGCTTCGAACGTCGTTCTGCAACCAAGTGCACTTCTTCGCCTCCCCACACGATGCCCAAACGTGGACGCGCGAAAATCCCGGCAACCAACTCCTCGACATCACCCACGCGCACGCCCTCGGGAAAGCTCTCGCTGAACAAGCGCTCATCAGCCCGGACACAGCCCGACAGGCCGGATGCTGCTCGCCGGATCAGCACGAAGGAACCGCCCAATGA
- a CDS encoding heavy metal-responsive transcriptional regulator codes for MRIGELARKSGATPSTLRYYEEAGLLPEPGRTAGGYRNYTPDAIGIVQFIKRGQAAALTLAQVKRIIDIRGTGQAPCDHVRDQLDRSIHHLDQQIAELIALRDNITHLRQAAEHTDPKSCASEDICRYL; via the coding sequence ATGCGGATCGGAGAACTCGCCCGCAAATCTGGCGCCACGCCATCGACGCTGCGGTACTACGAGGAAGCGGGGCTCCTCCCTGAACCGGGACGTACCGCCGGTGGATACCGCAACTACACCCCCGACGCCATCGGCATCGTGCAATTCATCAAGAGGGGGCAGGCGGCGGCACTCACTCTCGCGCAAGTCAAAAGAATCATCGACATACGCGGCACCGGCCAAGCCCCATGTGATCACGTACGCGACCAGCTAGACAGGTCGATCCACCACCTCGATCAACAGATCGCGGAACTGATCGCACTGCGCGACAACATCACCCACCTACGCCAAGCTGCCGAACACACCGATCCGAAGTCGTGCGCTAGCGAAGATATCTGTCGCTACCTATAA
- a CDS encoding AbrB/MazE/SpoVT family DNA-binding domain-containing protein, producing the protein MAKASGVRQPSWVRIGVVADQRIVEIIPTRGPRGTKPSVRGNPDRPRRLRTSRQIALPAAVLDSVGLDIGSVVAFLALEDRIHLFAASRVIAPEPAPVGEEDQ; encoded by the coding sequence GTGGCGAAGGCGTCCGGAGTGCGGCAGCCTTCGTGGGTCCGGATCGGTGTCGTCGCCGACCAGAGGATCGTCGAGATCATTCCCACTCGCGGCCCGCGCGGGACGAAGCCGTCCGTACGAGGTAACCCGGATCGTCCGCGGCGGCTGCGGACGTCGCGACAGATCGCGCTGCCGGCGGCGGTCCTCGACTCGGTCGGTCTGGACATTGGGAGCGTCGTGGCGTTCCTGGCCCTGGAGGACCGCATTCATCTGTTCGCCGCGTCGCGGGTCATCGCGCCGGAGCCCGCGCCCGTGGGAGAGGAAGACCAGTGA